The following coding sequences are from one Triticum dicoccoides isolate Atlit2015 ecotype Zavitan chromosome 4A, WEW_v2.0, whole genome shotgun sequence window:
- the LOC119284256 gene encoding uncharacterized protein LOC119284256, giving the protein MRVPGTWRLGAGGVPVPPAPTGAARQAEIACIRSSLPELQRNQLRYAPDSNTPWTAYFERRHEEQIAAATTPRGGTDGGASQAEPSRPSSLDEIVSCLADFIFQKMASGGDLDAAAEIDAHPSPSSSASAAAASSSSAMVQVMANRTCSASVSSLFASSRPQGWAELPDDLLRPVVALLRSFRDLLAFGTTCRHWCDLFSAHRSSVQPLLLHPNLRIYSGQTLSHNCWTLFHKCTWRLADPAATSSCSRSSLSLSDLRSMTFLRYSHGQLIFYDNNGFHIVNPFSGTKVGPPSIQSVHFSCISYVTLTAPVASADSHLLVGAGAYLFLWRIGSDSWTKHSPKVGRFSIEQNVTFKGKTYALGSFGWFYIIHLSPSLIVEKFKVVFEEDKTEDLYSANEKAWLVVCGDMLLLIKLVEAGRRMRSEAFQFMAFKLESLDTMTKKARWVKVNKLDNWAIFISVDERCEALPCMNPEGSGGRSNHIYFPSYQSEKPWAAVQLWKKCYYHSTQLFNTGRHYLKLESTWVFPARFLVTSCDDLTAVSAVDD; this is encoded by the exons ATGCGGGTGCCGGGCACCTGGAGGCTCGGCGCTGGCGGCGTCCCGGTGCCGCCTGCGCCAACCGGAGCGGCCCGGCAAGCCGAAATCGCGTGCATCCGGTCTTCGCTGCCGGAGCTACAGCGGAATCAGCTGAGGTACGCCCCCGACAGCAACACACCGTGGACGGCGTACTTCGAGCGGCGCCACGAGGAGCAGATCGCAGCCGCCACAACTCCGAGGGGAGGCACCGATGGTGGGGCGTCCCAGGCCGAGCCCTCGAGGCCGTCCAG TTTGGACGAAATTGTGTCGTGTTTGGCCGATTTTATATTCCAAAAAATGGCGTCTGGGGGCGACCTGGATGCGGCGGCTGAGATCGACGCGCATCCTTCTCCATCTTCCTCGGCGTCGGCGGCCGCTGCTTCCTCGTCCTC CGCCATGGTGCAAGTAATGGCCAACAGGACATGTTCTGCCTCTGTCTCCTCACTCTTTGCTTCATCTCGGCCACAAGGATGGGCAGAGCTCCCGGACGACCTGCTCCGACCCGTTGTCGCTCTACTACGCTCGTTCCGCGACCTCCTCGCCTTCGGTACCACTTGTCGTCATTGGTGTGATCTCTTCTCAGCACACAGGTCCTCTGTCCAGCCTCTGCTCCTCCACCCCAATCTCCGTATCTACAGTGGACAGACTCTCTCGCATAACTGTTGGACCTTATTCCACAAATGCACATGGAGATTGGCTGACCCTGCTGCCACCTCCTCATGCTCTCGCAGTTCTCTTTCCTTGAGTGACCTCAGAAGCATGACCTTTCTGCGCTACTCCCATGGTCAGCTCATCTTCTACGACAACAATGGTTTCCATATTGTTAATCCATTCAGTGGCACTAAGGTTGGTCCTCCTTCCATCCAGTCAGTTCACTTCAGTTGCATCAGCTATGTCACCTTAACTGCCCCTGTTGCATCCGCTGATTCGCATCTCCTTGTCGGTGCTGGAGCCTATCTGTTCCTGTGGCGCATCGGGAGCGACTCTTGGACAAAACACAGCCCTAAAGTTGGTCGTTTTTCGATTGAACAAAATGTGACCTTCAAGGGCAAGACATATGCCCTAGGGTCTttcgggtggttctacatcattcaCTTGTCACCCAGTCTCATTGTTGAGAAGTTTAAAGTTGTGTTCGAGGAAGATAAAACCGAAGATCTCTATTCGGCAAATGAAAAAGCATGGCTAGTGGTGTGTGGTGACATGCTTCTCTTGATCAAACTTGTGGAGGCGGGAAGACGGATGCGCTCGGAGGCCTTCCAGTTCATGGCCTTCAAGCTTGAGTCATTGGACACCATGACCAAGAAGGCAAGGTGGGTGAAAGTGAACAAGTTAGATAACTGGGCCATCTTTATCAGCGTTGACGAGCGGTGCGAGGCGTTGCCGTGCATGAACCCGGAGGGATCGGGAGGAAGGAGCAACCACATATACTTCCCAAGTTATCAGTCTGAAAAACCTTGGGCTGCAGTCCAACTATGGAAAAAATGTTATTACCATTCGACACAGCTCTTCAACACTGGAAGACATTACCTGAAATTGGAGTCAACCTGGGTCTTCCCCGCGCGTTTCCTTGTTACGTCCTGCGATGATCTTACGGCCGTGAGTGCGGTTGATGATTAG